The genomic interval ttgtttatatatttattgcgTACACTAACactgaaaaaaatgaacaaatagcTGGTACGATGTACTACTGTTCGTCATTTTGATGTACAAATGTGTATATAAAGACATTCgttgtaaaatgtatttatgcGCAGGCGGTTTGATATTCACATGTGaaaatgtttagtttaaacaacTAATGGAAACAACTAATGGTTAGGTAGTCcagactatgatatatatttcttttatatttcattttatatttcatatctgGTGAATGGTGAATGGAGCTTGTTTATACTTTATTTCCAATCATTTTTTGTAAGAAAACTTCgaaaataaaaagacatttaaCTCCTATGAAATGACattaaaatagaataataaaaacCACTTTTATACTCAGTGTAGTGGTTAGTCTATATAGTCTTTAGAACAGATTTGATGGTATAATTACACAAAAATCTATATTCAAAACATTGAGTTTATTATATCATTCACACATTTATTGACTTTGTATATTCTGATAAAAACATTGCGTCGCCTgtcaaatacatttaatttaaagttttgtttttcattttagctcgactattcaaagaataagtagagctattggactcgcccgtgcgtcggcggcCGCGGGCGTGCGCGTCccgttttggttaagtttttgtatgtaagctagtatctcagtaaccacttgtgggaatggattgaaacttcacacacttgttcactgtgataaactgacttacactgcacaggttccataactctattttgcttttttacaaaattatgcccctttttcgacttaaaaagttttggtttagtttttgtatgtaaggtggtatctcagtatccactaacgggaatggattgaaacttcacacacttgttcactgtcatgatctgacatgcagtgcataggttcaataactgtattttgcgttttttacaaaattatgcccctttttcaactttttttggttaagtttttgtatgtatagctggtatctcagtatccactgatCGGagtgaattgaaacttcacacactgtcTTAAGCTGATAATCACTGTGCATGTTCCATAACCCTgtcttgcatttttacaaaattatgcccctttttcaacttttgtatccattcaattgacaaggctgttgaatagtccagcgttgctgtcctccgacagctcttgttttcatatgtatcaaatattgaattaaaCGTTGATTGCCTGTAAGATAATATCAcgtattgaaatatgaacatgttatggaaggccggtgcgccacactggcaccagaccagaaagaaaatgcctctgtacatgttataccctacccctaggtattctataagaaccatggtcatgaacgggaaaatatactaaccaatttcaatcgcgcatttcatacttaaaacgctcagttcggtaaatgtgtactgtgGATATTGAACAAGTAGTAATTTAACTTCCATTGTGTACTGGTCACTTTTCTTCGTTATTTCTTATCtgagagaaacaacgcgtagtttatagttttttcaacgttacacaaacaACTTagttgaacttccctagtgaagttcaGGTCTAGATTTCAAACACATTCCGattggttgatgtgaaaatgtatgtcagtcgttgtTTAACTACACGTATACCAATGTATaacttcaaattcaaaaccatatataagatgaatttcattcatcatttcgagttttattgttaaactgcgaatattttgcattctgtttttgtttgtttacattccgcctgacatgtgcacactgctgtgacctctagaccggatgttcattagggaagttcacacaagtttttctgtaactttaacgaaagcataaaatatgtggagtatctctgcaatacaATGTGTTGGTGCACGATGCAAGATAAATTaacgcttgttcaatatgctgtgttttacgattgaaatgggttagtgcattttcccgtttatgaccatggttcttatagaatacctaggggtagggtataacatgtacagaggcattttctttctggtctggtgcacCACTGGTGCCAGTGGTGCGCCATGGTTATTTCCAAAAAGTAAAAGCTGAATAAAACTGGAACTATCAATTCATCACCATCAGCTGTGCTTTAACATCGTTGTAATCTATTGATTTTTCAGTTAAATTTATCAagtttaaagatatccaatgggcatcttttactaaaatattatCTTTAGATacttacttcaaatgtataaattcCTCATCAGTTGTATTTagctttactaaatatataaattaagtttgaatatagagctacattcatagttaaatgtcatgcagtaatcaggttcccctccgtgcattatctcatcgggcacctgggtagaaccaccgaccttccgtaagccatggatggcttcctcacatgaagaattaaacgccccgagtgaggctcgaacccatgtTGATAAgggccaagtgatttgaagtcagcgacctttaccactcagccatggaggccccgaGATGTTCTATAATTCTGATACCATGTTAAAAGATGTTCGTAGTATCATTGGTGTACATCCAgcgtgttatatatatatatataatagaaagtTCTTTTGATATACCATTAATATAATTTATCCTTTTAAATATCTAAAACCTTGATTACAAACTCTCACCTAGCTACCACCTTGAAAACAGTGCATTGCTACTGATTGTCTtcatgatgtttattgtttgtagATATATAGACATAAATCAATATCTAAAattatgaacaattacttcatagtactgtatgtaaacatgtaATCAACATGTTTGTGTTTATAAACTGTACTGTTTGTACGGTTtcagtttatacataatattgagccgtgccatgtgaaaaccaacatagtggctttgcgaccagcatggatccagaccagcctgcgcatccgcgcagtctggtcaggatccatgctgttcgctaacagtttctccaatcccaataggctttaaaagcgaacagcatggatcctgaccagactgcgcggatgcgcaggctggtctggatccatgctggtcgcacacccactatgttggttttctcatggcacggctcatatttattttttttatacagtccataaaataaacgtgtttgtaaacatggacggatctaaacggaaggggaagaagcattttatagaaatatttcgatggcaaaatacaatacatatcgtagccctgaccaacctataaacagggccagtctattttataagtacaacaacacggttgacccatttactaataaactttgataatgtggcagttgacctcaatacaatcgacaccgTTTGTTTTCCAaaacaggtaaatccaatatttgctttacaatagatctatgaaggattatctttgaacacccctggacttattggactcaactgccacattatcaaagtttattagtaaacgAGTTgctcctcgtttaaatgggtcaacagtgttgtagactggcccggtttataggttggtcagggctacggatatgcgatGCCATTATTTTTGAGCATGGAcccccttcagtttggaaccgtccgtgtttacaaacacgtttgtttattttatgaggagtatTATATGCCTTACTGTTAAACTGTTTTGTCATTTGTTCATTGGACTTGTTAGTTATTAAAAGAGGAAACAGTGTTACATTGTTAACATGCAAGAGTTTACATTACAGTCATATTTAATGCTGAAATGCTCGAAACTGATCGAGATgtcatatcaataaaaataatgacCCAGTTTGgagaacattggataagaactgcttaagTTAGAGAGCGGACACTGCCAAACTTCGCTTTTTTGTGTGTAATTCAGTAAAACTCCAGAGTGACTGAACGGGTATAGCTGGTTATCAAGCTTGGCCGAGATATAATGTCCATCAATATTGTGGATAAGTTTTCTGGTTAATACTGGAACTTCTCAAATTAAAGAGTGGAGACTGTCAATTTTCACGTTTTAGTCATTCAGGCGCCATCATTCCAGAACCTCTGGGACAATCAAGTCATTTATCGATCCTGGCCGAGATATTATTCCCATAAGCTCTGTAACCAAGTTTTGTGAACATTTGGCTGAAGAGATCTGACAACTTTGTGGACGCCACCAGTTGAACCATCCGCCGCGGTTGGTGAATAATACGTTCCGTTTCACAGATGTATAAAAATGaagacaactccgctaaaactttattgtaggcttagttGTCTAGGTACTTTTCATGTCCTGCACACCTCTAGGCATGAACAAATCTGCATAGTTACTGCAGATGGATTCGAGTATGATTtgtgatttgaaaagaaaaatatggaaagatgaaatcaagaAATACCCTGTGAAAACTGAGGCATTTTTTGCAGTGACGTTTATCAACAGAAAGACGTTTTTGCGAGGGTGGGGGGTAAGCTAAAACTCGCAGAATCttacaatgtaaaatatgttgataaagcTACTGACGGAAAGAGGACGACTGATTTCTGctgcctatatatatatacgtcGGCAAGTGtctagaaatataaaaaaatcacaggAAACAATTTGATTAATGTTAGATTTATAACTGTGTTATCCTGTATTATAGCTAACATGGATAGATTACTTTTATGCGGCATTGAAATAACACAGATGGGATTACGGTTTGATACATGTCAAAGAATAATCTCGTTTGCCTGGAAAACAACCCTACTCAGCATTTAAATTGTGTTACTGACATTTGTGGCAGTGCCATAGAAATTACCCGTCGTGGAAAATAAAAATTGGTACAAGACCGATAAAAAAACGAGAACATCTGGCTGGTTCCGGTCAACCCGGTCAATACAAACCCGTCAAATAATGTGCATGCTGGTATAGTAATACATGGGCTGGAATTGCTGCAATATGGCCTATCTAGTGTAACCGTGTAAAATGCATGTTAAATAATCTTCATGTTTACGTTTacgaagaaaaaaaactaaacagtCTTTTATCACAGATTAGTTTAAATGGCACACCTGCTCATCAACATGTTTCGCAAAATACACAAAACCAGTTAACTTAAATTTCACAAATAAGCTTTCTGTCTCTCGATCTACCGTACTTAATgcttaaatgataaaatttgttaAAGGATTAGCTCGGAATTAGTAATTGTGGACACGTACATTACTCTGTTATTGTCAATGTGTCTGTATTAAATTTCAAAGTTGTATCACATACAATGAACATGTTTCATTGTTCAGTATCACatacaatgaaaatgtttcattgttCAGGCATAAGTCCATTGGCTGGCTCTCTAGAAGTTATCATAACTTTAGTCTATATTTATTAGTTCTATTGCGTTTATATCCGAAGCATTTTGAAATGCGTGATTGTTCTTTATATATCTAATTCAATTTCACTGGCCATTTTTAAACACACTGACTCCATCAGGTCTTTTCAGATGCATTGTTTTCTCTGTGTAAGTGGTTACGTTTCCACTCTTCGATTTTCTCTCGCAGTTCTGTGTCCGCAGTCACCATTTCCATGGACAATGGTAAATTAGTAAATGGATCCCTTTGGTCACTGCGGaagacaaaataaaactgtatgtaAGGGAAACGTTACGGTGACCGGTCGCAAAGTAACTGAAAATTtgcttatttatatatttgatacatttgaagAACAGATTCAACGTTCTTTGAAAACATTCATATGATGGTTCGACTTCTGGAAACACATAACAGAGAAAAAGTGGTTCGTCTTTATTTCcgtatttatgtaaatatatcatTTCTAAAACACGTTGGGCCATTAATTATTATGCAAATGTGCCGATTCATCTTAACCACATAcattacagaaaaataaaaaatctgaaacGAGCAATCAATGGAAACCAGGTTTGAACAAAGTCACAAATGTCAAATAATAAGCTTTTAATTCAACAAAAAAACGAAATTAATCACTGGTCAGATAGGAGATGAGCAACAATTTAAATAGTAACTATAACATTTGGAACGAACGCAATAACAGAATATGAATAAATAGAAACAATGAAAACTAATAAATGCACAACGAAGAGTACGAAATAACCTCAGAAAATGCCTAGCGATCACTGCCCTGTCTATACTAGTGTTTGATGTAGGAAGCCTGACCGGATCGACCATCAGTGTCCCCATGATAGGATCGAGGAACTCTTCTGGAGCGTCTGCAATCATCTCCTCCTCACGCTTCTGATCACCTTCTAGTGACTAGAACAAAATTATAAGACTTTAAAAGTTTAACATTCTTGCAAAACTGAATAGAATAAAATTCAATAAATCATACAAACTATACCATTCAATTTCAAATTCATTGTTTTATTCagcagtaaccagagttctgtacaaAAATACTTATTTATGGTTCCAATATAGTCTCGACTATTAATCAGAACACATTACATATCAGATACTATTTTGCTAATATATTACCTGAAGCTTCACTGAAAGTTCTTCAAACCTGCTGATGAACTCTGGTGACACACCAATTTTATTGAGAACAGTCACTGCTTGCGGGAAGAGGTTGTGCGAGAAGGACCTAGACTCGCCCAGAACTGACTTGCAAAACTCGTCATCCTTTCCGAGGTAAACGTAGATATGGGCAATATCAGACACGATCTGTTCCGGTTTAAACTGGTACTCTTTTCTGTCCTTTACTTTATAGTCTCTTTGCTTTGGACCAACCTGTAAAATTAGATGCACAATGTATATTGAAGTTGTAGAAATAGGGTAACAGATAACATGAAAAAATGAAAGCCTTCAAGAACAAAATAACGTCCGTTTGAAATTATATAATGCTGCACATATGCAAATACTACACGTCTTAAGACATTTTTTCTCAGAAATACAAGTCACTGATTAACATCAGGAAAAGTGGTTATGTTAAATGAAGTCTGAAAGGTTTAAGATATATTTTAGCAAAGCATCGTCGTCTaagatcaagcagaaaatgtggCAAGTATGATTTGTcccagtgatctagtttttttatctattttagacAATCCAGTTTTGAAATGACCTACATTTATAGAGACAGACAAATATGCTAAAATAGTTTTATGAATATCAagcaaaaatatggcctctaaagtgttttcaaagtttttctatcgttcgacctagtgatctagttatTAAACTCAAGCTTTaccaagatttcattgagagaGACaaatatattgacaaacatttatGACGATAAGGTAGAAAAATGTGGcgtctacaatgttaacaaggcTTTTTCTATGATTGAAttttgtgacccagttttgacctcCGGAATGCATTTTGAAGATGACCTAGGTTtcgtaaagataaaaaatctgatAGACTTTAATGAAGAATTCAAGCAGAAAATATCAAGGCGtctaaaatgttaacaaggtttttctatgatttgatcagTAAGACCTAGTTTATTATCAAATAGattatttataaattacaagACGTTTTTGTAAGTTCCCATAAACATaaatggaaaagtgaccacaccctttGGCGAATCAGAATAACTCGAACAATCTTGATAGTGGGTCACCCAAGGAATGTTTGCGTATTTGAAAATAGGacaagcagtttctgacaagaagattttttaagttcccactttatctatatgttttttttttctttttttgaagaaTCGGAAATAGTGTCAAACAAGAAACATTCCCGTGAAAATCAGTACGAAATTGGACAAACAGTTGCTGACAATAGGATTTTCCAAGTTCCCGCTTTGTACATCCAGGGAAAAGTGATTCCACCCTATAGCGGCCATGTTCATTGACGAATcgaaaacatttgaataaatttacccaagaaacatttttgaCAAATGATTTTGAAATCCGGCAGgtggtttcagaaaaaaaaatcttaattattttcatttccattgccatggcaaccataaTTCTGCATGCAAATTATCTTTGAACATCTTGATAAAGGTCTATCACAAGGATTATCCCGGCCAAATTTCATAAACTTCCGCAGAAGAGGTTGAGGAGATGTCGTTTTGAagaagtgtggacggacggacggtgagtgatcacaatagctcattcCGAGCACTTCGACCACCAGTGAGATAACAAGGAAAGAAGTCTATTAGGAAAGACCACATTTAAAGAACAGAGCAACCCATAAGGCTATcatataaaaattcataaaatttctCTATTATAACACTCACTAAATGTTCTAGGAAGTAGTTGAGCATATCAGCAATTCTATCAACCATCACATGGTGGCAGAAGATCCCTCTTATCTCCCTTGTCAGGATTTCAAGggtatatattgtttcattcGCCATTATATTCCTGTAATGGCCCATCATACCAAGCCCTCTAAGCCCATTCTCTTTGTCGCGGTATTGCTCTGCGCTTAACTTTCTCCATTCACCACTGTCCCTCTCCATTTCTAGTACCCGGATTTTTTTCATGTGCTATAAACAAGCAgtgttaaattaaaacaaaaataacattttttatttggaACAAGgtttaaattcaaaatgaattgcAATGAAAGTATATGAATTTGATCATTCGCACAAAAAGTAGTACAGAACTATTTTCTTACATCAAGAGCCTCATCCAGTAGAAATATGGCATCGTTCACGAGCAAGTTGAAGAACCGCAAGAACAATGGAGGATCTGGGCTGTCTATCGTCGACAGTGCATGCTCCGACAGCCGCTATAATTACACAGGTATACATATTAATTGGCAAAGAAATGAAATCATGCATGGATCTAttcataaaaaagttgaaaatatttCACATTATCATATTCACCTAATGTGAAATCctaaatttttcaacatttttattttacatgtaaagtAAATGTAATTCAAACCTAACTTTCTTTGCAAAATACAAGAAGAATGAGAGCGTATAAAGATGGCATGCATTTTTTATATCCTATTTCATTACTCACCTTCATGGCGTTTTTATGCAGTGGTATTTTCCAAATATATTGTATAACTTTGTGCATGGATTTGCGGTAGTTGAATTTCTTCTCATCGTCTACGTTTTGTCCCGTCATTTCTATACTAACAAATACATACAGCAGAGTCTCCGCAAGATATTTTATCAGAGGGTGTTCATTGATCAGTTTCTCCGCATTTCCGctagaaaacacattttttctcaTAATTACAACACAAGAACTACTAGTAAGTATTGAGATAGTATTGTAGAATTGTTTTAATACTTCACAtagacaaaatatgtttgacaaaCTTTACAGGTAACGTTCAATATCGCTGATGTGCGTTTTTATTAGATATGCTTAGTATTTATAAGAAGCTAGGCtactgaataaatttaaaaaatcagtcCAAGGATAACCCTTTTTTAAAATGGACATTGTTATTTGTTCATaatgtgatacatgtatattgtacacGATTTACTGAAGAGTACTTTAACCGAAAGATATTGAAACACAGGGTAAGAAAGAAAATATCAGTAATTTTCTTTTAGTCCAACATATTTAACACACTTTGACTTTATCCATCAAGTAAACAGTGAAAATTAATTACTCTGCTGAATCTGACCATGTGCCGtcttccttcatggatggcacaaTAACCTCCAGAGCTTCAGCCAGCTGTGCTCTTACGTCAGAACTGACCAGTCTATCTGGACGTCCCATATATACCAGTATCAGGGTAATATAATGCTGCAGTTCATCCACGTTGGACtgacatgaaaatataaattcaaggTAACTTGCAACCCGTATAGACAAATTTGCTAGGTCCAATTGCAGATAAAGTTAAACAGAAAACGTTACAACGTTTTCATATAGCAAACAAATACAGATGTATACTTTTGTTCATAAAACATGTTAAACATTATTATCAGTATCTACATGTAAGTCGTACATAAAACAACTGATTTTGGTCTTTAATTGCAACATTGAGCATTCTtgctgaaaatgaataaaacacgTATGTAAAAATCAGCTTACGGTTAACAGTGTCACACTTTGGAAAACATCTAGGGGAGTGACGCACTGTGTCAGATTGGTAATTATATACTGTGGTAAGTAAGACAACGATTTTGGCACATTACTATCTAACGGAAGTGTCACTGGTTTGAAGTccgtgacgtcatcgcacgttgcAACTTGGACCAGCCATGATGCTGTGGCGATATGAAAGTTAAGGCACATCTTGGTGAGACAGTACTCTGTGATTGCTGTTTTAATATTCAGCCACCAGCAAATTTCTGGAGAGAAAACAGAGTCAGCcgtaagcaaaagtaacaaaccATCTAAAACAATATCATCTAATAAACATTATGTATATAAGATGTTTTAAGAATTCTTTAATCCTTCCTTTGAAACtgcaacattttgcaaaactcTTTGCCATCCTTgaacaaaacatgaaatgaaactGGAACGCACAGTTGATACGTATCTTGGCCTTAAACTTTTGATTAATATTTGGATACTGGATTAAACACAAGGACTGCATATTCATTGATAATATGTTTGATTGaattttcaatacattcaatacccagtggttaaggcgtccgcctcgggatcgggaggtcgaaggttcgagccccatggggagcgttcgtccggggggtgtttgtcatgggactctttccgaaaaggccggttcgtgagccgcgagctagttaaatgaatggttaccgacttctatccgcctggcgcctggcatagtggtaggagttgggaggtaattggtacgcacaataaaggtgtctcataagccaaattggctggccctttcaataggggtgacactataataaacaagacctttacctttacctttttacatgtacaatatttttcaaaataaacaatatgGTTCCTACCTCTGTTGAGTTGCTGCTTCACCAGTTCTATCACACGTTTGGGACATACGTGtttaatttcttcatacatttttcgCAACCTAGCTATACCATTatttaatttcaacattttgaaaacaatactgTATCCTATATGAAGAGCTTGATGTGTTAAGAAGAAGCACTCGGAAATAAAAGAATAGGTCTCTAGCTGTGGAAGTTTTGTATCTTCAGTATAAGGCACGAATGTATCTTCTTTCTCCAACCCTGTAAACAAAAAAGTACGTTTTGGAAGATATTTGCATCCGTGTAAGATAGAAATAGCTTTCACCAGtgaacatcagatgcaatatttccACACGTTGCGAAACCACGAGCTGAAAATTAAAAtctggtgttcatgagtgaaagacaTTTATATAGCCCTACTTTACTATAAATTTACTTATGTGTAATGTGGAATGGATTTCCTATTATTCATAATCTATATTCTTTCTCGTtcaagtgaaaaatataaaatgaaaatcaaactatTTGTAATAGCTGAAGTTTTAAATATAAGCCACCTTTCGGGTTATGATTAAACATAAAACAGAAACAGCTCTTCTTCCGCAGAATAATTATTCATCATATCAATTCAGCTTTCCGAAAATTGTAAACGCTTGTTGTATCGTTGTCAACCTTGtgattgaataaaatcattgcttagagaattttatcatgagggcgcagcccgagtgatacaATAATAAGCATTTGGACgaataacaatgattttatccaAGAGCAAATTACTGCTTCCGATTTATTATTTGGATTCTGACATGATATGTTTTTATCTACatctttacacaaaatatttgctTGTTCTTTCTGGTTTTCGTTTGCAACGCACCGCTATGacataatgagccgtgccatgggaaaaccaacatagtgggtgtgcgaccagcatggatccagaccagcctgcgcatccgcgcagtctggtcaggcttcatgctgttcgctaacagtttctccaattccaataggctttaaaagcgaacagcatggagcctgaccagactgcgcggatgcgcaggctggtctggatccatgctggtcgcacacccactatgttggttttcccatggcacggctcatatatctgtGATGTACAAGCACTGCATGTGTTGCATAATAACTtacattttcagtcttttttgATTAACTGGGAAATAAATCGGTTGGTGTTAATTTCTTACCATTCGGACCGTCAGCGGATGTAATTAGAGTCACGGATTGGTTCTAGCCGTGCCGGGTATTGTAAACAACGTTTGCTGAGCCAGAAAGCTAGGCTTAAGATACAACTTAAGTAATTTGTTAAAttcattatgttttatataaatatatgaatatgtagCTATATAAGCGCTTGAACTACAGCATTCTTTTCAAGTTGAGTTTCACCTTTTAAAAAGTAGAATTGTTTATATACCTAATTAAATttggttataaataaaaaaaagagaccTCTTGCATGGACCCACATAGATTTCCTCTCATCGTCTGATTTTGGATCAGCTCTACAATATGACGGTTTGACCTTCAACATTCTTTCACAGTTTGGTTCGGAAAATGGCCGACACATGTGCAAAAGCACGTGGCACAAGTTGAGGCAAAAACCATCGGAGCAAAATTCTGGACTGAAAACTTCCACTTCGTGTGCAGACCACAAATCTGGTTTAGCTGAAAAGGTATTTCAGtttctaacaaaatattttaattagcaCTGTAAATTTAGTAATGACAAAAGTGGTTTACCGCCCCCCtcgcccccctccccccactcccttccctcgaaaaaaaaaaacaaaaaacaaacaaacaaacaaaaaaacttcaGTCATGTCTTTCTTTCCTTAAACACCCCATATACAAGTCATCGTGCACTGGAAAACTAAATGTTGCATGAACATTTTCAAAGTAACTATGTGGTTATGTTTATTTTGCCTCCAAATGTCTACAAATACTGGTGCCCAAGTATGGATGCCTGCCCGTGTGCCCTCTTACCAATATCAAATCACATGTTAAAATTCCAGGATCTATTTATATCTGTTTACCAGAATCTTTTCAATATTTGCCTCCAGTAATGCATAAACCAGTTCAGAAACACATGTCTGAATGTGATACCAGAACATGTATAtgactgaatatttttttttttcaaagtcaaaTACACAATTGCACCTACCTCTGTTCGCCTGCAAACATTTTCCAAACCAGTTAAGCACCATATGTCTGAGATCTTCTGATAACCGGACACATGCCATCAAGACATCGTACAAATCACGACAAACATCTCTTAAACTCTGAAATATGAACgatattatatgagccgcaccatgagaaaaccaacatagtgcatttgcgaccagcatggatccagatcag from Mercenaria mercenaria strain notata chromosome 2, MADL_Memer_1, whole genome shotgun sequence carries:
- the LOC123563504 gene encoding ubiquitin conjugation factor E4 A-like isoform X1 codes for the protein MGSSASKGSQPAPAARGSPARVQRPPATQENPPDKQLPQNKSSIKALNTRYTTGITGSPSKNNNNVILYRDKSQQQLPTTTTNTLIENVFLISAGSAIGEDLPDQCVYVGETAKKVEKEPLLTTDNMEEAVFERLMSPNPSSVTVKSVATKSRWKTPIGGPCDEKNLLKYLFHSFSRWKRCKDDKKYESLNEVMTKCEDIIFENARTCLREPALFMDHQIHTEFIDVCIDNKDFLLVNNGLDRESNIYEFLMKLFAAMETEQGCLRECFGPVLKRIRQHFQTELKLMYPAELSQYMFVLRVFTIRPSVAQMFMEFNAPKDWDVAICYEVTLIGSVLSMSTCPRTSKGPYEFFNNPLDMPEQEINKTIIFAWQSLRDVCRDLYDVLMACVRLSEDLRHMVLNWFGKCLQANRAKPDLWSAHEVEVFSPEFCSDGFCLNLCHVLLHMCRPFSEPNCERMLKVKPSYCRADPKSDDERKSMWVHARGLEKEDTFVPYTEDTKLPQLETYSFISECFFLTHQALHIGYSIVFKMLKLNNGIARLRKMYEEIKHVCPKRVIELVKQQLNREICWWLNIKTAITEYCLTKMCLNFHIATASWLVQVATCDDVTDFKPVTLPLDSNVPKSLSYLPQYIITNLTQCVTPLDVFQSVTLLTSNVDELQHYITLILVYMGRPDRLVSSDVRAQLAEALEVIVPSMKEDGTWSDSADGNAEKLINEHPLIKYLAETLLYVFVSIEMTGQNVDDEKKFNYRKSMHKVIQYIWKIPLHKNAMKRLSEHALSTIDSPDPPLFLRFFNLLVNDAIFLLDEALDHMKKIRVLEMERDSGEWRKLSAEQYRDKENGLRGLGMMGHYRNIMANETIYTLEILTREIRGIFCHHVMVDRIADMLNYFLEHLVGPKQRDYKVKDRKEYQFKPEQIVSDIAHIYVYLGKDDEFCKSVLGESRSFSHNLFPQAVTVLNKIGVSPEFISRFEELSVKLQSLEGDQKREEEMIADAPEEFLDPIMGTLMVDPVRLPTSNTSIDRAVIARHFLSDQRDPFTNLPLSMEMVTADTELREKIEEWKRNHLHRENNASEKT